In Psychrobacter sp. P11G3, a single genomic region encodes these proteins:
- a CDS encoding FimV family protein, with protein MSCHLSRRLTPVHRAVSMALLYSVGLAAIIPSAQAATIGKTVVSSAQHEPLSASIVVTDIRAADFSASLANPVIYQQMGLTPTDSMQVRFQATSATSGQVLISTSQPVSKPFADLVLSINDNGQQNVVPKTLLMPLNDSLPINNASKNSVKGTQKLNLPSVSASTAKPLTVRKGAPPPLISVSNAAANKPALANIAAVDPSISRSVSSIQAPTVTATSRTSNLTYAPSRLDNGHLNSDSNIKNSSSNAKKTDNGLSSANRLDSSFLNANNAETTKAVINDSAKASIKNTPILDKVLIDKPLDTLDIQVTRQIQPSRKKTDADASPVLTPTTRILASSTEKNDTSVLAASTDNTTLKTTNNTINSAPSNDRATDSSTINQYQVQRNDSLWIIAQQIAQENNLDTSIVMKQIQSQNPDAFINRDADQLKADAKLILPSYDVIPSQKNLEAAIDAQRQYIRRANTAAMQKTAQRPFKKPSISTQAVKRPEKATTTKTQTLSKAQFSVLAPGRDGNADGTQAKAASNTGNGLSTDILATLQASRQQAASQAQRLSSTSSTLSSYTKKIQLQNQKLAELQARLEKLRNQ; from the coding sequence ATGTCTTGTCATTTATCTCGTCGCTTGACTCCTGTACATCGCGCGGTATCGATGGCATTACTTTATTCTGTAGGTTTGGCCGCTATTATTCCAAGCGCGCAAGCGGCAACTATCGGTAAGACAGTCGTTAGTTCAGCTCAGCATGAACCGTTGAGCGCAAGTATCGTGGTTACTGACATACGAGCGGCTGACTTTTCAGCGAGCTTGGCCAATCCAGTCATCTATCAACAGATGGGATTGACGCCGACTGACTCAATGCAGGTGCGCTTTCAAGCAACTTCAGCGACCAGTGGTCAGGTATTAATCAGCACATCACAGCCTGTATCCAAGCCTTTTGCTGATTTGGTGTTATCGATCAATGACAATGGGCAGCAAAATGTCGTACCAAAAACATTATTAATGCCGTTAAACGATAGTCTACCGATTAATAATGCTTCCAAAAATAGTGTCAAAGGCACTCAGAAACTAAATTTACCAAGTGTTTCTGCAAGCACTGCAAAACCGTTGACCGTAAGAAAAGGTGCACCGCCGCCACTAATATCGGTATCTAACGCTGCTGCAAATAAACCAGCTCTAGCAAACATAGCAGCAGTTGACCCCTCTATTTCTAGATCAGTGTCTAGCATACAGGCACCAACAGTGACAGCTACTTCGCGGACTAGCAACCTTACTTACGCGCCTAGTCGTCTTGATAATGGGCATTTAAATAGCGACTCTAATATAAAAAATTCTAGCAGTAATGCAAAGAAGACTGATAACGGACTTAGTTCAGCGAACCGTTTAGATAGCAGTTTCTTAAATGCAAACAACGCTGAAACTACGAAAGCTGTCATCAATGACAGCGCCAAAGCAAGTATTAAAAACACTCCTATCTTAGATAAAGTATTAATTGATAAACCACTCGACACTCTAGATATTCAAGTCACACGGCAGATACAGCCGAGTCGTAAAAAAACAGACGCTGACGCATCACCCGTATTGACTCCGACTACTAGAATCTTAGCAAGCAGTACTGAGAAAAATGATACTAGCGTCTTGGCTGCTTCTACTGACAATACAACGTTGAAAACTACTAATAACACTATTAATAGTGCGCCTTCAAATGATAGAGCAACAGATAGCTCGACAATCAATCAATACCAAGTACAACGTAACGATAGCCTATGGATTATTGCCCAACAGATCGCGCAAGAAAATAACCTAGATACTTCCATCGTGATGAAGCAAATTCAGTCACAAAACCCTGATGCCTTTATCAATAGAGACGCCGATCAATTAAAAGCAGATGCTAAGCTTATTTTGCCCAGTTATGATGTCATACCATCGCAAAAAAACTTAGAAGCGGCTATCGATGCACAAAGACAATATATTCGCAGAGCAAATACAGCGGCGATGCAAAAAACAGCTCAAAGACCTTTTAAGAAACCCTCTATAAGTACGCAAGCGGTCAAGCGCCCTGAAAAAGCCACGACAACTAAAACACAAACTTTATCAAAAGCACAATTTTCTGTGCTTGCGCCCGGGCGAGACGGTAATGCAGATGGCACTCAAGCAAAAGCAGCATCAAATACAGGGAATGGTTTGAGTACAGATATATTAGCGACACTCCAGGCATCGCGGCAACAAGCAGCATCACAGGCTCAACGATTATCAAGTACGAGTAGCACTCTTAGTAGCTATACTAAAAAAATTCAATTACAAAACCAAAAATTGGCTGAGCTACAGGCTCGTCTCGAAAAATTACGCAATCAATAA
- the truA gene encoding tRNA pseudouridine(38-40) synthase TruA — MSETEIIETEPTYTLAIAIEFLGTHYHGWQRQREVLGVQEALETAIGKVANEPVEVIAAGRTDASVHASNMIAHFTTHAYRPTHNWLRGVNSLLPDDIALRWIQPMPADFHARFGAIARRYRYITLNQAQRPAILNHQVTHIYEPLDLKAMQQAAADIVGTHDFSSYRAAACQSNQPVRTISHANLFAHGQFIVFDIQADGFLHHMVRNLMGTLYAIGRHELEPADFLKILHKKDRTIAPPTASGNGLYFINAYYPERFQSLLPNAPLTPVWLNLPD, encoded by the coding sequence ATGTCTGAGACTGAAATTATTGAAACTGAACCAACCTATACTTTAGCGATTGCCATTGAGTTCTTAGGAACTCATTATCATGGCTGGCAACGACAACGAGAGGTTTTGGGTGTACAAGAAGCCTTAGAGACAGCTATCGGCAAAGTTGCCAATGAGCCTGTAGAAGTCATCGCAGCTGGGCGTACTGATGCCAGCGTCCATGCGAGTAATATGATTGCCCATTTTACGACTCATGCGTATCGCCCAACTCATAACTGGTTACGCGGTGTGAACAGCCTACTTCCCGATGATATTGCTCTACGCTGGATACAACCTATGCCAGCTGATTTTCACGCGCGTTTTGGTGCTATTGCTCGTCGCTATCGTTATATTACGCTCAACCAAGCACAGCGTCCTGCCATACTAAATCATCAAGTAACTCATATCTACGAACCGCTTGATTTGAAAGCCATGCAGCAAGCAGCAGCTGATATCGTCGGTACACATGATTTTAGCAGTTACCGTGCTGCGGCCTGTCAGTCCAATCAGCCAGTGCGTACGATTAGCCATGCCAACCTTTTTGCTCATGGTCAATTTATCGTTTTCGATATACAAGCAGATGGGTTTTTACATCATATGGTTCGCAATTTGATGGGCACATTGTATGCCATTGGTAGACATGAGCTAGAGCCAGCAGATTTTTTGAAGATTTTGCATAAGAAAGATAGAACGATTGCACCGCCAACTGCTTCAGGTAATGGATTGTATTTTATCAATGCTTATTATCCTGAGCGTTTTCAAAGCTTATTGCCAAATGCACCGTTAACGCCTGTCTGGTTAAATTTGCCTGATTAA
- the leuD gene encoding 3-isopropylmalate dehydratase small subunit — MQAYNTQTGIVCPLDRANVDTDQIIAKQFLKSIKRTGFGVNLFDDWRYLDEGYPGQDNSTRVINPDFVLNKPRYQGATILLARRNFGCGSSREHAPWALSEYGFRTVIAPSFADIFYNNCFKNGMLPIVLDEAIVDTLMKATFDNEGYELTADLERQVVITPTGEEYAFEVDAFRKHCLLNGLDDIGLTLQQSDAIKDYEQQMMQKTPWIFNDVRA, encoded by the coding sequence ATGCAAGCTTATAACACCCAAACAGGTATCGTTTGCCCGTTAGATCGCGCAAACGTCGATACCGACCAAATTATCGCAAAACAGTTTTTGAAGTCTATTAAACGTACAGGTTTTGGCGTGAATCTATTTGACGATTGGCGCTATCTTGACGAAGGCTATCCTGGTCAAGACAATAGCACACGAGTCATCAATCCAGATTTTGTATTAAACAAACCACGTTATCAAGGTGCTACTATCTTACTAGCACGTAGAAACTTTGGCTGTGGCTCTAGTCGTGAGCATGCACCTTGGGCGTTATCAGAGTATGGTTTCCGTACGGTAATTGCGCCTAGCTTTGCAGATATTTTCTACAATAACTGTTTCAAAAATGGCATGTTGCCGATTGTGTTGGATGAAGCGATTGTAGATACGTTAATGAAGGCGACTTTTGATAACGAAGGCTATGAATTGACCGCTGATCTTGAGCGTCAAGTCGTTATTACACCAACTGGTGAAGAGTATGCTTTTGAAGTAGATGCCTTTCGCAAACATTGCTTGTTAAACGGACTGGATGATATTGGTCTAACCTTGCAACAAAGTGATGCTATTAAAGATTATGAGCAACAAATGATGCAAAAAACACCGTGGATATTTAACGACGTAAGAGCGTAG
- a CDS encoding asparaginase has translation MPSSVMLKNLSDPIQLIYAGGTFGSYGRPLAPLSAEVFLPTIQKLLSAQDSTNNLPTVSWLENTLIKDSSQLTPSDFTHFYQLLLNAYAKGDRRFVLITGTDTLSYLGAFLAEAFAGSDICIVLTASMRPLLDSEILHSYNIDEHSDAWGNLNDSLKLAAAGESGVKISFGGEAWPAQTVQKIHSHDLMAFTGHSRAAYPANSYIKNLPDTRRQHWLDDQQDLLSSIKTRAENASVHALYCLPNDVSMINNQLQALLSQPPCGIILLGFGAGNIPYSATLAETLTLAHERGHMVISASQCPFGGVSDSYAAGSWQYEHHVIAGGRLTIPAIYARLLWLLLRYDSPARRRQRWLNNVNQTGTTIKKR, from the coding sequence ATGCCATCTTCTGTTATGCTCAAAAATCTATCCGATCCTATTCAACTGATTTATGCTGGTGGTACCTTTGGTAGCTATGGCAGACCTTTAGCGCCATTATCAGCAGAAGTGTTTTTGCCTACTATACAAAAACTTTTATCTGCCCAAGACAGTACGAATAACTTACCGACAGTCTCATGGTTAGAAAACACCCTGATCAAAGACAGCAGCCAACTTACTCCTAGCGACTTTACCCATTTCTATCAACTACTCCTGAATGCTTATGCCAAAGGTGATAGACGCTTTGTACTCATTACTGGCACGGATACGTTGAGTTACTTAGGCGCATTTTTAGCAGAAGCGTTTGCAGGTAGTGATATTTGTATTGTTCTGACCGCAAGTATGCGCCCATTATTAGACAGTGAAATATTACACTCCTATAACATCGATGAACATAGCGATGCTTGGGGCAATCTCAACGACTCATTAAAACTAGCCGCTGCTGGTGAGTCAGGCGTGAAGATTAGTTTTGGCGGGGAAGCATGGCCTGCTCAAACGGTACAAAAAATTCACAGTCATGATCTGATGGCATTTACTGGTCATTCTCGCGCCGCTTACCCAGCCAATAGCTATATAAAAAATCTACCTGACACTCGTAGACAGCATTGGCTCGATGACCAACAAGACTTGCTATCCAGTATTAAAACACGCGCTGAAAACGCGAGTGTTCATGCGCTATATTGCCTACCTAACGATGTTTCGATGATAAACAACCAGCTACAAGCTTTATTGTCGCAGCCACCATGTGGCATCATTCTATTAGGGTTTGGCGCCGGTAACATCCCTTATTCAGCTACACTAGCAGAGACACTGACCCTTGCTCATGAGCGTGGACATATGGTGATATCAGCCAGTCAATGTCCGTTTGGCGGCGTCAGCGATAGCTATGCGGCGGGCAGTTGGCAGTACGAGCATCATGTCATTGCTGGTGGACGTTTGACCATACCTGCTATTTATGCCCGATTACTATGGTTGTTACTTCGCTATGATAGTCCTGCCAGACGCAGACAGCGTTGGTTGAATAATGTCAATCAAACCGGCACTACCATCAAAAAGCGATAA
- the leuB gene encoding 3-isopropylmalate dehydrogenase, translating to MATILTLAGDGIGPEIMTQAIDVLKAVNDKFSLDLTLESGLIGGVAIDATGEPLPDETLARARAADAVLLGAVGGPKWDAIERSKRPERGLLKIRGELGLFANLRVAKLYPQLANASSIKPEIISGLDLLIVRELTGGIYFGEPRGIRTLENGEQQGYNTMVYSTSEIQRIGKVAFELAKTRAQAAGTAAKVCSVDKANVLEVTELWKQTMIEMQQADYSDVALSHMYADNACMQLIKDPKQFDVMVTGNMFGDILSDEAAMLTGSIGMLPSASLDESGKGMYEPCHGSAPDIAGQDKANPLATILSVAMMLRYTFKQEDAAQAIEQAVSDVLDDGLRTLDILDSSEAGLKQVGCKEMGQAVLAKLI from the coding sequence ATGGCAACGATTTTAACATTAGCGGGTGATGGTATTGGCCCTGAAATTATGACCCAAGCCATTGACGTGCTCAAAGCTGTCAATGATAAGTTTTCACTTGATTTAACGCTTGAGTCTGGATTGATTGGCGGTGTGGCTATTGATGCAACTGGTGAGCCTTTGCCAGATGAGACATTGGCACGTGCTCGCGCCGCAGATGCCGTATTGCTAGGTGCGGTCGGTGGTCCTAAATGGGATGCGATCGAGCGTAGCAAACGTCCTGAGCGTGGTCTATTGAAAATCCGCGGTGAGCTTGGTTTATTTGCCAACCTACGCGTAGCCAAGCTCTACCCACAGTTGGCTAATGCCTCAAGTATCAAACCTGAAATTATCTCAGGTTTAGATCTATTGATCGTTCGTGAACTGACAGGCGGTATCTATTTCGGTGAGCCTCGTGGTATCCGCACACTAGAAAATGGTGAGCAGCAAGGCTATAACACGATGGTGTATAGCACAAGTGAGATTCAGCGCATTGGTAAAGTTGCCTTTGAATTGGCAAAAACGCGTGCGCAAGCAGCAGGCACAGCAGCTAAGGTATGTTCAGTTGATAAAGCCAATGTATTAGAAGTCACCGAGCTGTGGAAACAGACGATGATCGAGATGCAGCAAGCTGACTATAGCGATGTGGCGTTATCACATATGTATGCTGACAATGCTTGCATGCAGTTGATTAAAGATCCTAAGCAGTTCGATGTTATGGTGACAGGTAATATGTTTGGCGATATCCTATCTGATGAAGCTGCGATGTTAACAGGATCAATCGGGATGTTGCCATCAGCGAGCTTAGATGAGTCAGGTAAGGGCATGTATGAGCCGTGTCATGGTTCAGCACCTGATATCGCAGGACAAGATAAAGCCAACCCATTAGCGACTATCTTATCTGTTGCTATGATGCTGCGTTATACCTTTAAGCAAGAAGATGCGGCACAAGCAATTGAACAGGCAGTCAGTGATGTGCTTGATGATGGTTTACGTACGCTTGATATTCTAGATAGCAGTGAAGCTGGACTTAAGCAGGTAGGCTGTAAAGAAATGGGTCAAGCGGTCTTGGCCAAACTGATATAA
- a CDS encoding FimV/HubP family polar landmark protein produces the protein MDNMLYIIAGLALILLVAALFLRKNKAQKSSSSSPISARKGTPTPSQKVDYGTPTHTNVSNSHKFDHITIAQRFMDQQRYDKAIETIKRGLSEKPHNSALSLKLLSIYATINQPEDFNNIYESIRAHNDSQTIAQADEIRNLSFDELEPAAVQTLAPDNAKDDFGAIDFDLPISQNDSTNTVDHQSIEESNNANDNAINEPIDSLEVSNEIDDINPTTETSNDSFDLTLSDLENDFAAPNATSETPVTPLDNVDNDILESSANDNVSNNEDNDLSDFEFDFDSFDYTSNESSIDTNLLHDNNEKALPEEDFILDFDDLAADSDKDNIVTNDVSMDSEQHSVDTIQSGADDFALSLDSLDTLDDIDTISNDDLSTTENDSDFDNFILENTAFGNNASESMTLEEDNFSDINLEEPLLNDDIEVSDVEESNIAPAAPLRFDDNTLIDDDFNIDDADSLFDAPSTTIPASTAAPVESDTPVAPQETESAEDFSSRFAADFDFVKSLDSNQVTLDLADQYLQLGEYDSAKRLLNEVIAQGNSEQKQQAQLLLERTA, from the coding sequence ATGGACAATATGCTATATATCATCGCTGGATTGGCGCTTATTCTGTTAGTGGCTGCTTTATTCTTGCGCAAAAACAAGGCGCAGAAATCGTCATCATCATCGCCTATTAGTGCAAGAAAAGGTACGCCTACTCCATCACAAAAAGTAGATTATGGTACTCCTACCCACACTAATGTCAGCAATAGCCATAAATTTGACCATATCACTATTGCACAGCGTTTTATGGATCAGCAGCGCTATGACAAGGCGATCGAAACCATTAAACGTGGTTTAAGTGAGAAACCTCATAACAGTGCATTGTCTCTGAAACTACTCAGCATATACGCGACGATAAACCAGCCAGAAGATTTTAATAATATTTATGAGTCTATAAGAGCCCATAATGATAGTCAGACTATCGCTCAAGCAGACGAGATAAGAAATCTATCTTTTGATGAATTAGAACCTGCCGCTGTGCAAACTCTAGCCCCGGACAATGCCAAAGACGATTTTGGCGCTATCGACTTCGATTTGCCTATTAGTCAGAATGATAGTACTAATACAGTAGATCACCAGTCAATTGAAGAAAGTAATAACGCAAACGATAACGCAATAAATGAGCCTATCGATAGCTTAGAAGTGTCAAACGAAATTGACGATATTAATCCTACTACCGAAACTTCGAATGATAGCTTTGATCTGACCCTCAGCGATTTAGAGAACGATTTCGCTGCGCCTAATGCGACCAGTGAAACGCCAGTCACACCATTGGACAATGTAGATAACGACATTTTAGAGAGCTCTGCTAACGATAATGTTAGTAATAACGAAGATAACGATCTTAGTGACTTTGAGTTTGACTTTGATTCATTTGATTATACTTCGAATGAATCATCTATAGACACTAACCTCTTACATGATAACAATGAAAAAGCACTACCAGAAGAAGATTTCATCTTAGACTTCGATGATTTAGCAGCCGACTCAGACAAAGACAATATCGTCACTAATGACGTATCTATGGATTCAGAACAACACTCTGTTGATACTATTCAAAGCGGGGCAGATGACTTTGCTTTATCTTTGGACAGTCTAGATACATTAGATGACATCGATACTATCTCCAATGATGACCTATCAACGACTGAAAACGACAGTGATTTCGACAATTTTATTCTGGAAAATACTGCTTTTGGAAATAATGCTTCTGAGAGTATGACCCTTGAAGAAGATAACTTTTCAGATATTAATCTTGAGGAACCATTACTCAATGATGATATCGAGGTTAGCGATGTTGAAGAATCGAATATCGCACCTGCTGCACCATTGAGATTTGACGACAATACACTGATAGACGATGATTTCAATATTGACGATGCTGATTCTCTATTTGACGCTCCGTCGACCACTATTCCAGCCTCTACAGCTGCGCCAGTTGAGAGCGACACTCCTGTCGCGCCTCAAGAGACTGAATCGGCAGAAGATTTTTCATCACGTTTCGCAGCAGATTTTGATTTCGTAAAGTCACTAGACAGTAATCAAGTAACGTTAGACTTGGCAGATCAATATCTACAACTGGGTGAATATGACAGTGCAAAGCGTCTACTCAATGAGGTGATAGCTCAAGGTAATAGTGAACAGAAACAGCAAGCACAGTTACTACTTGAACGTACTGCGTAG
- a CDS encoding L,D-transpeptidase family protein, with translation MYQLTRISKALTVVSLSSLLFMGQSIAAETTDSVSSSNSVKAPAEVSPVTNGVSQKLTGDSKVATSLNKLLPTIKYTTENLSDNAKKVNNVTWTADAEIDRNIGTKLQALLNWHHNGVGPVDGYWGKNTRKAMQAFQKANGLDVTDTLNAETWQALTKNEKLTTQPVLVSYQLTEADVNVKTTTIPADSVAKSKLEGMYYESITEALAEKFHISEKYLKSLNLDASFTAGEIITVYNPGNPNTKPVHRVVADKATETLYAYDDNNNLIASYPTTVGSIATPSPTGTHTVKVKVHEPNYTYTANDGSKSIIPPGPNNPVGSVWIGLSKPTYGIHGSPDPARISRQASAGCVRLTNWDALSLLGVIKNGATVEFS, from the coding sequence ATGTATCAACTAACAAGAATCAGTAAAGCATTGACAGTGGTTAGTCTCTCTAGCTTACTATTCATGGGGCAAAGCATCGCAGCAGAGACAACAGATAGTGTGAGCTCAAGTAATAGCGTCAAAGCTCCGGCAGAAGTCAGTCCGGTTACTAATGGCGTAAGTCAAAAGTTAACAGGAGATAGTAAAGTCGCGACTTCATTGAATAAGCTACTACCTACGATTAAGTACACAACTGAGAACCTATCTGACAATGCAAAAAAAGTAAACAATGTCACTTGGACGGCGGATGCAGAGATCGATCGTAATATAGGAACAAAGCTGCAGGCTCTATTAAACTGGCATCATAATGGAGTAGGGCCTGTCGATGGGTACTGGGGCAAAAATACTCGCAAAGCCATGCAGGCATTTCAAAAAGCAAATGGTTTAGACGTAACCGATACGCTAAATGCTGAGACGTGGCAAGCGCTGACCAAGAATGAGAAGCTTACGACTCAACCAGTACTAGTCAGTTATCAGCTTACTGAAGCAGACGTGAATGTCAAAACCACAACCATACCTGCTGATTCTGTTGCCAAATCTAAGCTTGAGGGAATGTACTACGAAAGCATTACTGAGGCATTGGCAGAGAAGTTTCATATTAGTGAGAAATATTTAAAATCGCTTAATCTTGATGCCAGTTTTACTGCGGGTGAAATTATCACGGTATACAACCCTGGCAATCCTAACACTAAGCCTGTGCATCGCGTTGTCGCTGATAAAGCCACTGAGACACTCTACGCTTATGATGATAACAATAACTTGATTGCTAGCTATCCGACGACAGTGGGTAGTATAGCGACACCATCACCAACAGGTACGCATACTGTTAAGGTAAAGGTGCACGAGCCCAACTATACTTATACGGCCAATGACGGTAGCAAGTCTATCATTCCACCAGGTCCCAACAATCCAGTAGGCTCGGTATGGATTGGGCTTAGTAAACCAACTTATGGCATTCATGGATCACCAGATCCTGCTCGTATCAGTCGTCAAGCATCAGCAGGTTGTGTGCGTTTGACCAATTGGGATGCGCTTAGTCTGCTTGGAGTAATAAAAAATGGCGCAACTGTCGAGTTTAGTTAG
- the leuC gene encoding 3-isopropylmalate dehydratase large subunit: MAGQTLYDKLWNAHEVTKRDDGSSLIYIDRHLLHEVTSPQAFEGLELANRAPWRLSANIASPDHNVPTVTKERLEGVPGIKDKVSRLQVVTLDDNCTKFDIAEFTINDARQGILHVVGPEQGLVLPGMTVVCGDSHTATHGALGCLAHGIGTSEVEHVLATQCLIQKKSKNMQIRVTGQLGAGVTSKDVVLAIIAKIGTAGGTGHAIEFAGQVFEDMSMEGRMTVCNMAIEAGARVGMVAVDDTTIDYVKGRPYAPSEAQWEQAEAYWRTLYSDDDAVFDTVVEIDGSQIAPQVSWGTSPEMVVDITQSVPTPDQAIDEAQEEGWLRAYTYMGLEAGQKITDIQLDRIFIGSCTNSRIEDLRDAAAVIKGRKVADNVKEAIVVAGSGQVKLQAEAEGLDTLFTEAGFEWREPGCSMCLAMNADKLEPQEHCASTSNRNFEGRQGNGGRTHLVSPAMAAAAALAGHFVDVRTF; this comes from the coding sequence ATGGCTGGTCAAACGTTATATGACAAACTTTGGAACGCTCACGAAGTCACTAAGCGCGACGATGGTTCGAGCCTGATTTATATCGACCGCCACCTGTTGCACGAAGTGACGAGTCCGCAAGCATTTGAAGGGTTGGAGTTGGCAAACAGAGCGCCATGGCGTTTATCGGCTAATATTGCCAGTCCAGATCACAATGTGCCGACTGTCACCAAAGAGCGCCTAGAAGGGGTGCCTGGGATTAAAGACAAGGTATCACGCTTGCAGGTTGTCACTTTGGACGATAACTGCACCAAGTTTGATATTGCTGAATTTACTATTAATGATGCCCGTCAAGGAATTTTGCACGTGGTCGGTCCTGAGCAAGGTTTGGTCTTGCCAGGTATGACAGTTGTTTGCGGTGACTCGCATACAGCAACCCACGGAGCACTTGGTTGCTTGGCTCATGGTATCGGAACCTCTGAAGTTGAGCATGTATTGGCAACGCAGTGTTTGATTCAGAAGAAATCAAAAAATATGCAAATCCGCGTCACTGGTCAACTTGGTGCTGGCGTCACTTCAAAAGATGTGGTGTTAGCTATTATTGCAAAGATCGGTACAGCAGGTGGAACAGGACACGCGATTGAGTTTGCAGGTCAAGTGTTCGAAGACATGAGTATGGAAGGTCGTATGACCGTCTGTAACATGGCGATTGAGGCAGGCGCGCGTGTCGGTATGGTTGCGGTTGATGACACGACAATTGATTATGTCAAAGGTCGTCCATATGCGCCAAGCGAAGCACAATGGGAACAAGCAGAAGCCTACTGGCGTACACTATATTCAGACGATGACGCGGTATTTGATACTGTGGTAGAAATCGACGGTAGTCAGATCGCACCGCAGGTGTCTTGGGGTACATCGCCTGAAATGGTGGTAGATATCACGCAATCTGTGCCAACACCAGATCAAGCCATTGATGAAGCTCAAGAAGAGGGCTGGTTACGCGCTTATACTTATATGGGGTTAGAAGCTGGTCAGAAAATTACGGATATTCAACTTGACCGTATATTTATTGGTTCATGTACCAATTCACGTATCGAAGATTTACGTGATGCGGCAGCGGTAATCAAAGGTCGCAAAGTTGCTGATAACGTAAAAGAAGCGATCGTTGTTGCAGGTTCTGGACAGGTGAAGTTGCAAGCAGAGGCTGAAGGCTTGGATACGTTATTTACCGAAGCTGGTTTTGAATGGCGTGAGCCGGGCTGCTCAATGTGTCTGGCAATGAATGCAGACAAACTTGAGCCACAAGAGCACTGTGCCTCAACGTCGAATCGTAATTTTGAAGGTCGTCAGGGTAATGGTGGTCGTACGCATTTGGTAAGCCCAGCAATGGCAGCTGCCGCCGCGTTGGCAGGTCATTTTGTAGACGTTCGTACGTTTTAA
- the infA gene encoding translation initiation factor IF-1 — protein sequence MAKDDIIEFEGEVIDTLPNTLFKVRLENGHEIIAHISGKMRKHYIRILTGDKVKVEMTPYDLSKGRITYRGKN from the coding sequence ATGGCAAAAGACGATATTATTGAATTTGAAGGCGAAGTCATTGATACCCTTCCTAATACTTTGTTCAAAGTTCGTTTAGAAAACGGGCACGAAATCATCGCGCATATCTCTGGTAAGATGCGTAAGCATTATATTCGTATCTTGACAGGTGATAAGGTTAAAGTTGAAATGACGCCTTATGACCTATCTAAAGGACGTATCACCTACCGTGGTAAAAACTAA